In Arvicola amphibius chromosome 1, mArvAmp1.2, whole genome shotgun sequence, one DNA window encodes the following:
- the Mbd3 gene encoding methyl-CpG-binding domain protein 3 isoform X2 — MERKSPSGKKFRSKPQLARYLGGSMDLSTFDFRTGKMLMNKMNKSRQRVRYDSSNQVKALAKRLPAPSNPPWTLVGAARCRVFSPQGKPDLNTALPVRQTASIFKQPVTKITNHPSNKVKSDPQKAVDQPRQLFWEKKLSGLSAFDIAEELVRTMDLPKGLQGVGPGCTDETLLSAIASALHTSTLPITGQLSAAVEKNPGVWLNTAQPLCKAFMVTDDDIRKQEELVQQVRKRLEEALMADMLAHVEELARDGDVPLDKACTEDDEDEDEEDDEPEPERV; from the exons CCCCAGCGGGAAGAAGTTCCGCAGCAAGCCACAGCTGGCACGTTACCTGGGCGGCTCTATGGACCTCAGCACCTTCGACTTCCGCACGGGGAAAATGCTGATGAATAAGATGAATAAGAGCCGCCAGCGCGTGCGCTATGACTCCTCCAACCAGGTCAAG GCTCTGGCTAAAcgcctccctgccccctccaacCCTCCATGGACCCTGGTCGGAGCGGCCCGCTGCAGAGTCTTCTCCCCCCAGGGCAAGCCTGACCTGAACACCGCACTGCCTGTACGGCAGACTGCATCCATCTTCAAGCAACCGGTGACAAAGATCACCAACCACCCCAGCAACAAGGTGAAGAGCGACCCACAGAAGGCGGTGGACCAGCCGAGGCAG CTGTTCTGGGAGAAGAAACTGAGTGGCTTGAGCGCCTTCGACATCGCCGAGGAGCTTGTCCGAACCATGGACCTGCCCAAGGGCCTGCAGG GGGTGGGCCCAGGATGCACAGATGAAACGCTGCTGTCTGCCATCGCCAGTGCCCTGCACACCAGCACTCTGCCCATCACAGGCCAGCTCTCTGCAGCCGTGGAGAAGAATCCTGGTGTGTGGCTGAACACTGCGCAGCCACTGTGCAAAGCTTTCATGGTGACTGATGACGACATCAG gaagcaggaggagctggTGCAGCAGGTACGCAAACGCCTGGAGGAGGCGCTGATGGCCGACATGCTGGCCCACGTGGAGGAGCTGGCCCGTGACGGGGACGTACCGCTGGACAAGGCCTGCACCGAGGACGAcgaagatgaagatgaggaagatgaCGAACCAGAGCCTGAGCGTGTCTAG
- the Mbd3 gene encoding methyl-CpG-binding domain protein 3 isoform X4, which translates to MERKSPSGKKFRSKPQLARYLGGSMDLSTFDFRTGKMLMNKMNKSRQRVRYDSSNQVKGKPDLNTALPVRQTASIFKQPVTKITNHPSNKVKSDPQKAVDQPRQLFWEKKLSGLSAFDIAEELVRTMDLPKGLQGVGPGCTDETLLSAIASALHTSTLPITGQLSAAVEKNPGVWLNTAQPLCKAFMVTDDDIRKQEELVQQVRKRLEEALMADMLAHVEELARDGDVPLDKACTEDDEDEDEEDDEPEPERV; encoded by the exons CCCCAGCGGGAAGAAGTTCCGCAGCAAGCCACAGCTGGCACGTTACCTGGGCGGCTCTATGGACCTCAGCACCTTCGACTTCCGCACGGGGAAAATGCTGATGAATAAGATGAATAAGAGCCGCCAGCGCGTGCGCTATGACTCCTCCAACCAGGTCAAG GGCAAGCCTGACCTGAACACCGCACTGCCTGTACGGCAGACTGCATCCATCTTCAAGCAACCGGTGACAAAGATCACCAACCACCCCAGCAACAAGGTGAAGAGCGACCCACAGAAGGCGGTGGACCAGCCGAGGCAG CTGTTCTGGGAGAAGAAACTGAGTGGCTTGAGCGCCTTCGACATCGCCGAGGAGCTTGTCCGAACCATGGACCTGCCCAAGGGCCTGCAGG GGGTGGGCCCAGGATGCACAGATGAAACGCTGCTGTCTGCCATCGCCAGTGCCCTGCACACCAGCACTCTGCCCATCACAGGCCAGCTCTCTGCAGCCGTGGAGAAGAATCCTGGTGTGTGGCTGAACACTGCGCAGCCACTGTGCAAAGCTTTCATGGTGACTGATGACGACATCAG gaagcaggaggagctggTGCAGCAGGTACGCAAACGCCTGGAGGAGGCGCTGATGGCCGACATGCTGGCCCACGTGGAGGAGCTGGCCCGTGACGGGGACGTACCGCTGGACAAGGCCTGCACCGAGGACGAcgaagatgaagatgaggaagatgaCGAACCAGAGCCTGAGCGTGTCTAG
- the Mex3d gene encoding RNA-binding protein MEX3D → MPGSSGQPDAGGAGTGTTAGDPGHPHPALAGAEDAAPRPPPEPDDAAAALRLALDQLSALGLGGARPGDEEGTATRSADGAAERGEDGSAPPDELETAVAPPVTGEPSMGVGPSMTSAPSMVLAPSVTGAPSMALAPSVTSAPSMAVGSSVTCAPCMAVAPSVTVAPSMALTPSVTVAPSVTVGHSVALAPTMAVASSVAPGGLPLLDPDVSPRPSPPDVFASFAPHPVALGPSTLLAEQLNVIGSRKKSVNMTECVPVPSSEHVAEIVGRQGCKIKALRAKTNTYIKTPVRGEEPVFIVTGRKEDVEMAKREILSAAEHFSLIRATRSKAGGLSGATPGPPNLPGQTTIQVRVPYRVVGLVVGPKGATIKRIQQRTHTYIVTPGRDKEPVFAVTGMPENVDRAREEIEAHITLRTGAFTDAGPDSDFHANGTDVCLDLLGAAASLWAKAPHPGRRPPAATSSLRGDSALGAVSTPEPFYVGSRGGPPLPDPSPSSPYGGSGNGGFTFGGDGPGAPTGTATPEDCDFGFDFLALDLTVPATATIWAPFERAAPLPAFSSCPAVNGAPSQPNTGARRSSSGAASTPRHSPTLPDPGGLSLELPLARRGVPDPVGAVPWRPPQSALPPFSGSTTFSTAPSLPSPAPVSSTLDAGASEGNHKPSTTAANSSASAAAPGPPAAALARECVVCAEGEAMAALVPCGHNLFCMDCAVRICGKSEPECPACRTPATQAIHIFS, encoded by the exons ATGCCGGGCTCCAGTGGGCAGCCCGACGCGGGCGGGGCGGGAACCGGGACCACCGCCGGCGACCCTGGGCATCCACACCCTGCACTCGCGGGAGCCGAGGATGCCGCGCCCCGGCCGCCACCCGAGCCCGACGACGCGGCCGCTGCGCTGCGCCTGGCGCTGGACCAGCTGTCCGCGCTCGGGCTGGGGGGCGCGCGCCCCGGAGATGAGGAGGGGACGGCGACGCGCAGCGCGGACGGGGCGGCGGAGCGCGGGGAGGACGGGTCCGCGCCCCCCGACGAGCTCGAGACGGCCGTGGCGCCCCCGGTGACTGGTGAGCCCTCGATGGGCGTGGGTCCCTCGATGACCAGTGCACCCTCGATGGTCCTGGCACCCTCGGTGACTGGTGCACCCTCGATGGCCCTGGCACCGTCGGTGACCAGTGCACCCTCGATGGCCGTTGGATCCTCTGTGACCTGTGCGCCCTGCATGGCTGTGGCACCCTCGGTGACCGTGGCACCTTCGATGGCACTGACACCCTCGGTGACCGTAGCACCCTCAGTGACTGTGGGACACTCGGTGGCCCTGGCACCCACGATGGCCGTGGCTTCCTCGGTAGCCCCCGGCGGGCTACCTCTTCTGGACCCCGACGTGAGCCCCCGGCCATCTCCCCCAGACGTGTTCGCCAGCTTCGCGCCACACCCGGTCGCGCTGGGTCCCTCGACGCTGCTGGCTGAGCAGTTGAACGTGATCGGCAGTCGCAAGAAGAGCGTGAACATGACcgagtgtgtgcctgtgcccaGCTCGGAGCATGTCGCGGAGATCGTGGGTCGTCAGG GATGCAAGATCAAGGCCTTGCGCGCCAAGACCAACACTTACATCAAGACGCCAGTGCGCGGGGAGGAGCCAGTCTTCATCGTGACGGGGCGCAAGGAGGATGTGGAGATGGCCAAGAGGGAGATCCTGTCAGCCGCTGAGCACTTCTCGCTCATCCGAGCCACGCGCAGCAAGGCAGGCGGGCTGTCGGGGGCCACCCCAGGTCCCCCCAACCTGCCCGGCCAGACCACCATCCAGGTGCGCGTGCCCTACCGCGTGGTGGGGCTGGTGGTGGGGCCCAAGGGTGCCACCATTAAACGGATCCAGCAAAGGACGCACACGTACATCGTGACCCCTGGTCGCGACAAGGAGCCAGTGTTTGCAGTGACCGGGATGCCCGAGAACGTAGACCGAGCTCGGGAGGAGATCGAGGCACACATCACGCTGCGCACCGGCGCCTTCACGGACGCGGGGCCTGACAGCGACTTCCACGCCAATGGTACCGACGTGTGTCTGGACCTTCTGGGAGCTGCAGCTAGTCTCTGGGCCAAGGCACCTCACCCGGGACGGAGGCCCCCCGCCGCCACCAGCAGCCTGCGTGGGGACAGTGCCCTGGGCGCAGTCAGCACCCCGGAGCCCTTCTACGTGGGCAGCCGTGGAGGGCCGCCCCTGCCGGACCCGAGTCCCAGCAGCCCCTATGGGGGCTCGGGCAATGGGGGCTTCACGTTTGGTGGGGATGGGCCCGGAGCCCCCACGGGGACAGCCACCCCTGAAGATTGTGACTTTGGTTTTGACTTCCTGGCGCTGGACCTGACTGTGCCTGCCACAGCTACCATTTGGGCGCCCTTCGAGCGAGCTGCGCCCCTGCCAGCCTTCAGCAGCTGCCCCGCGGTGAACGGGGCACCCTCGCAACCCAACACAGGCGCGCGGCGCAGCAGCAGCGGGGCCGCCAGCACGCCGCGCCACTCGCCCACGCTGCCCGACCCCGGAGGACTCAGCCTGGAGCTGCCGCTGGCACGTCGAGGCGTCCCGGATCCAGTAGGTGCTGTGCCGTGGCGACCCCCGCAGAGCGCGCTGCCACCCTTCTCAGGCAGCACCACCTTCTCCACGGccccctctctgcccagccccGCCCCGGTGTCCTCCACCCTGGACGCCGGAGCCTCAGAGGGCAACCACAAGCCATCTACCACAGCGGCCAACTCCTCCGCGTCCGCAGCGGCCCCGGGTCCACCCGCCGCAGCCTTGGCTCGCGAATGTGTGGTGTGCGCAGAGGGTGAGGCCATGGCCGCCTTGGTCCCCTGCGGCCACAACCTCTTCTGCATGGATTGTGCTGTTCGCATCTGCGGGAAGAGTGAGCCAGAGTGCCCCGCCTGCCGCACGCCGGCCACCCAAGCCATTCATATCTTTTCCTAG